A single Anabas testudineus chromosome 10, fAnaTes1.2, whole genome shotgun sequence DNA region contains:
- the LOC113160975 gene encoding collagen alpha-5(IV) chain-like, which translates to MAHLGIQEHLDTLAHLDTMTHLGIMEHLKTLGRLNIQEHPGILEHLNTMAHQGILAHLNTLAHQGRPEHTGTPGHPGTPGHPGTPGHPGRPEHTGTPGHHGTPGHPGTSAHPGTPGHPGTFGHPGTPGHPGTPGHPGTPGHPGTPGHPGTRGQPGTPGHPGTPGHPGRPGHPGTPEHPGTPEHPGTPGHPDTPVHPGTPGHPGTPGHPGTPGHPGTPGHPGTPGHPGTPGHPGTPGHPGTPGHPGTPGHPGTPGHPGTPEHPGTPGHHGTPGNPGTPGIPGTPEHPGTPGHPGTPGHPGTPGHPGTPGHPGTPEHPGTPGHHGTPGHPGTPGHPGTPGHSGQPGTPGHPGTPGHPGTPGHPRTPGHPGTPGHPGTPGHPGTPEHPGTPGHPGTPGHHGTPGHPGTPGHPGTPGHHGTPGHHGTPGHPGRPGNPGTPGHPGRPGHPGTPGHPGTPEHPGTPGHHGTPGHHGTPGHPGTPGHPGTPGHPGHPGRPGHLGTPGQPGTPGHPGTPGHPGTPGHPGTPEHPGTPGHPGTPGHPGTAGHPGTPGHSGHPGTPGHPGTPGHPGTPEHPDTPGHPGTPGHPGTPGHSGTTGHPGKPGHPGTPGHLGTPGHPGTPEHPGTPGHPGTPGHTGTPGQPGTPGHPGTPGHFGHPGTPGHPGKPGHPGTPGHPGTPGHPGTPEHPGTPGHHGTPGHHGTPGNPGTPGHPGTPEHPGTPGHPGTPGHPGTPGHPGTPGHPGTLGHPGTPGQPGTPGHPGTPGHSGQPGTPGHPGTPGHPGTPEHPGTPGHHGTPGHPGTSGHEHLDTLAHLDTMAHLGIMEHLKTLGRLNIQEHLGILEHPGILEHLNTMAHQGILAHLNTMAHQGHPGRPGQLGTPGEPGHPGTPGHPGTPGHPGTPGHPGRPEHTGTPGHHGTPGHPGTPGHPGTPEHPGTPGHPGTPGHPGTPGHPGTPGHPGTRGQPGTPGHPGTPGHPGRPGHPGTPEHPGTPEHPGTPGHPGTPGHPGTPGHPGTPGHPGTPEHPGTEHLDTLALLGILDILVHLDIQEHLGILAHQGILEPLDTLGSLDIQEHQDI; encoded by the exons atGGCACACCTGGGaatccaggaacacctggacaccctggcacacctggacaccatGACACACCTGGGCATCATGGAACACCTGAAAACCCTGGGAAGGCTGAACATCCAGGAACACCCGGGCATCctggaacacctgaacaccaTGGCACACCagggcatcctggcacacctgaacaccctggcacaccAGG gaagACCTGAACAcactggcacacctggacatccaggaacacctgggcatcctggcacacctggacatccaggaagACCTGAACAcactggcacacctggacaccatGGAACACCTGGACATCCTGGCACATCTGCGCATCCtggaacacctgggcatcctggcacatttggacatccaggaacacctgggcatcctggaacacctggacaccctggcacacctgggcatccaggaacacctgggcatcctggcacacgTGGACAACCAGGAACTCCTGGGCATCCtggaacacctgggcatcctggcagacctggacatccaggaacacctgaacatccaggaacacctgaacaccctggcacacctgggcatcctgaCACACCTGtacatcctggcacacctggacaccctggAACACCTGGACACCCTG gaacacctgggcatcctggaacACCCGGGCATCCTGGAACACCtggacaccctggcacacctgggcatccaggaacacctgggcatcctggcacacctggacaccctggcacacctggacaccctggcacacctggacatccaggaacacctgaacaccctggcacacctggacaccatGGCACACCTGGGaatccaggaacacctggaaTCCctggaacacctgaacaccctggcacacctgggcatcctggcacacctggacatcctggaacacctggacaccctggcacacctggacatccaggaacacctgaacaccctggcacaccCGGACACCatggcacacctggacatccaggaacacctggacaCCCTGGCACTCCTGGGCATTCTGGACAgcctggcacacctggacatcctggtacacctggac atccaggaacacctgggcatcctaGAACACCCGGGCATCCTGGAACACCCGGGCATCCtggaacacctgggcatcctggcacacctgagcatcctggaacacctgggcatcctggcacacctggacaccatggcacacctgggcatcctggaacacctgggcatcctggcacacctggacaccatGGCACACCTGGGCATCATGGAACACCAGGACATCCTGGCAGACCTGGAaatccaggaacacctgggcatcctggcagacctggacatccaggaacacctggtcacccaggaacacctgaacaccctggcacacctggacaccatGGCACACCTGGGCATCATGGAACACCTGGccatcctggcacacctggacaccctggcacacctgggcatcctg GACATCCTGGCAGACCTGGACATCTAGGAACACCTGGGCAAcctggcacacctgggcatcctggcacacctggacaccctggcacacctggacatccaggaacacctgaacaccctggcacacctggacatcctggcacacctggacacccaGGAACAGCTGGACACCCTGGCACTCCTGGGCATTCtggacaccctggcacacctgggcatcctggaacacctgggcatcctggcacacctgaacaccctgacacacctggacatccaggaacacctgggcatcctggcacaccaGGGCATTCTGGAACAACTGGACACCCTGGGAAgcctggacatccaggaacaccaGGACATCTAggaacacctggacatccaggaacacctgaacaccctggcacacctgggcatccaggaacacctgggcatactggcacacctggacaacCAGGAACACCTGGACACCCTGGGACTCCTGGGCATTTTGGTCATCCTGGtacacctggacatccaggaaaacctgggcatcctggcacacctggacaccctggcacacctggacatccaggaacacctgaacaccctggcacacctggacaccatGGCACACCCGGACACCATGGCACACCTGGGaatccaggaacacctggacaccctggaacacctgaacaccctggcacacctgggcatcctggcacacctggacatccaggaacacctggacaccctggcacacctgggcatccaGGAACACttgggcatcctggcacacctggacaaccaggaacacctgggcatcctggcactCCTGGGCATTCTGGACAGCCTGGCACCCCTGGACATCCTGGtacacctggacatccaggaacacctgaacaccctggcacacctggacaccatggcacacctggacatccaggaacatctgggcat gaacacctggacaccctggcacacctggacaccatGGCACACCTGGGCATCATGGAACACCTGAAAACCCTGGGAAGGCTgaacatccaggaacacctgggcatcctggaacACCCGGGCATCctggaacacctgaacaccaTGGCACACCagggcatcctggcacacctgaaCACCATGGCACACCAGG GACACCCTGGTAGACCTGGACAACTAGGAACACCTGGAGAACCtggacaccctggcacacctggacatccaggaacacctgggcatcctggcacacctggacatccaggaagACCTGAACAcactggcacacctggacaccatggaacacctggacatcctggcacacctggacacccaggaacacctgaacatcctg gaacacctgggcatcctggaacacctggacaccctggcacacctgggcatccaggaacacctgggcatcctggcacacgTGGACAACCAGGAACTCCTGGGCATCCTGGAACACCAGGACATCCTGGCAgacctggacatccaggaacacctgaacatccaggaacacctgaacaccctggcacacctggacatcctggcacacctggacatccaggaacacctgggcatcctggcacacctggacatccaggaacacctgaacaccctggcaca GAACACCTGGACACCCTGGCACTCCTGGGCATTCTGGACATCCTGGtacacctggacatccaggaacacctgggcatcctggcacaccaGGGCATTCTGGAACCACTGGACACCCTGGGAAgcctggacatccaggaacaccaGGACATCTAg
- the LOC117152918 gene encoding collagen alpha-5(IV) chain-like — translation MEHLDILAQLDIREHLGIQEHLDTMAHLGIMEHLKTLRKLNIQEHLGILEHPDIMEHLGILAHLAILEYLSILEHQDILAEHPGTPGHPGTPGHPGTPGHPGRPGHPGTPEHPGITGHPGTPGHPGTPEHPGTPGHHGTPGHPGTPEHPGRPGHPGTPGQPGHPGTPGQPGTPEHPGTPGHHGTPEHPGTPGHPGTPEHPGTPGHPGTSAHPGKPGHPGTFGHPGTSGHPGTPGHPGRPGQPGTPEHPGTPGHPGTPEHPGTPGHPGTSAHPGKPGHPGTFGHPGTPGHPGRPGHPGAPEHPGTPEHPGTPGHPGTPGHPGRPEHTGTPGHHGTPGHPGTPGHPGTPEHPGTPGHHGTPEHPGTPGHPGTPVHPGTPGHPGTPGHPGTPGHPSTPGHPGTPGHTGTPGQPGTPGHPGTPGHFGHPGTPGQPGTPGHPGTPGHPGTPGHPGTPGHPGTPEHPGTPGHHGTPGNPGTPGHPGTPEHPGTPGHPGTPGHPGTPGHPGTPGHPGTPGHPGTPGHPGTPGHPGTLGHPGTPGHPGTSAHPGKPGHPGTFGHPGTPGHPGTPGHPGTPGHSGTPGHPGTPGHPGTPGQPGTPGHPGTPGHPGRPGHPGAPEHPGTPEHPGTPGHPGTPGHPGRPEHTGTPGHHGTPGHPGTPGHPGTPEHPGTPGHHGTPEHPGTPGHPGTPVHPGTPGHPGTPGHPGTPGHPSTPGHPGTPGHTGTPGQPGTPGHPGTPGHFGHPGTPGQPGTPGHPGTPGHPGTPGHPGTPEHPGTPGHHGTPGNPGTPGHPGTPEHPGTPGHPGTPGHPGTPGHPGTPGHPGTLGHPGTPGQPGTSGHPGTPGHPGTPGHPGTPGQPGTSGHPGTPGHPGTPGHPGTPGHPGTPGHREAPGNAGTPGHPGTPGHHGTPENPGKAEHPGTPGNTSASWHPWTTRNTWTLWRTWASSNT, via the exons GCTgaacatccaggaacacctgggcatcctggtacacctgggcatcctggaacACCAGGACATCCTGGCAgacctggacatccaggaacacctgaacaccctggcataactgggcatcctggcacacctggacatccaggaacacctgaacaccctggcacacctggacatcatggcacacctgggcatcctggaacACCAGAACATCCTGGCAgacctggacatccaggaacacctggaca acctgggcatcctggcacacctggacaaccaggaacacctgaacaccctggcacacctggacaccatGGAACACCTGaacatcctggcacacctggacacccaggaacacctgaacaccctggcacacctggacatcctgGAACATCTGCGCATCCTGGAAaacctgggcatcctggcacatTTGGACACCCTGGCACAtctggacatccaggaacacctgggcatcctggcagACCTGGACAAccaggaacacctgaacaccctggcacacctggacacccaggaacacctgaacaccctggcacacctggacatcctgGAACATCTGCGCATCCTGGAAaacctgggcatcctggcacatTTGGACACCCTGGAACACCAGGACATCCTGGCAGACCTGGACATCCAGGAGCACCTgaacatccaggaacacctgaacaccctggcacacctgggcatcctggcacacctggacatccaggaagACCTGAACAcactggcacacctggacaccatggaacacctggacatcctggcacacctggacacccaggaacacctgaacaccctggcacacctgggcatcatggaacacctgaacaccctggcacacctgggcatcctggcacacctgtacatcctggcacacctggacatccaggaacacctgggcatcctggaacacctggacaccctagcacacctgggcatccaggaacacctgggcatactggcacacctggacaacCAGGAACACCTGGACACCCTGGGACTCCTGGGCATTTTGGTCATCCTGGTACACCTGGACAAccaggaacacctgggcatcctggcacacctggacaccctggcacacctggacaccctggcacacctggacatccaggaacacctgaacaccctggcacaccCGGACACCATGGCACACCTGGGaatccaggaacacctggacaccctggaacacctgaacaccctggcacacctgggcatcctggcacacctggacatccaggaacacctggacaccctggcacacctgggcatccaggaacacctgggcatcctggcacacctggacaccctggcacacctgggcatccaGGAACACttgggcatcctggcacacctggacaccctggAACATCTGCGCATCCTGGAAaacctgggcatcctggcacatttggacaccctggcacacctggacatccaggaacacctgggcatcctggaacacctggacactctggcacacctgggcatccaggaacacctgggcatcctggcacacctggacaacCAGGAACTCCTGGGCATCCTGGAACACCAGGACATCCTGGCAGACCTGGACATCCAGGAGCACCTgaacatccaggaacacctgaacaccctggcacacctgggcatcctggcacacctggacatccaggaagACCTGAACAcactggcacacctggacaccatggaacacctggacatcctggcacacctggacacccaggaacacctgaacaccctggcacacctgggcatcatggaacacctgaacaccctggcacacctgggcatcctggcacacctgtacatcctggcacacctggacatccaggaacacctgggcatcctggaacacctggacaccctagcacacctgggcatccaggaacacctgggcatactggcacacctggacaacCAGGAACACCTGGACACCCTGGGACTCCTGGGCATTTTGGTCATCCTGGTACACCTGGACAAccaggaacacctgggcatcctggcacacctggacaccctggcacacctggacatccaggaacacctgaacaccctggcacacctggacaccatGGCACACCTGGGAATCCAGGAACACCAGGACACCctggaacacctgaacaccctggcacacctgggcatcctggcacacctggacatccaggaacacctggacaccctggcacacctgggcatccaGGAACACttgggcatcctggcacacctggacaacCAGGAACATCTGGGCATCCTGGAACACCtggacaccctggcacacctgggcatcctggcacacctggacaacCAGGAACATCTGGGCATCCTGGAACACCTGGACATCCTGGtacacctggacatccaggaacacctggacaccctggcacacctggacatcgAGAAGCACCTGGGAATGCAGGAACACCTGGACACCCTGGTACACCTGGGCATCATGGAACACCTGAAAACCCTGGGAAGGCTGAACATCCAGGAACCCCTGG GAACACCTCGGCATCCTGGCACCCCTGGACAACCAGGAACACCTGGACACTATGGCGCACCTGGGCATCAAGCAACACCTGA